A window of the Bactrocera neohumeralis isolate Rockhampton unplaced genomic scaffold, APGP_CSIRO_Bneo_wtdbg2-racon-allhic-juicebox.fasta_v2 cluster09, whole genome shotgun sequence genome harbors these coding sequences:
- the LOC126764656 gene encoding uncharacterized protein LOC126764656, which translates to MDIPFAVSWKDSVATTGGEVSNLFASFFGSIYAGKLNENGEPMPTAQAAEALTSYDVKLSELTIRFDEVYEQMCKLDGKKGAGPDGIPNILLKSCVVGLVEPITHIFSKSLEMGIFPSAWKRSYICPIYKAESRSEVSNYRPICIQHSFAAGEFRLQEYDLDQATWVLWRQVYDYKPLPVCRPRTESVGQG; encoded by the coding sequence ATGGATATTCCATTCGCCGTGTCGTGGAAAGATAGTGTAGCTACGACGGGTGGAGAAGTGAGCAATCTTTTTGCGTCGTTCTTTGGCAGCATCTATGCAGGGAAACTTAATGAAAATGGGGAACCAATGCCCACAGCTCAAGCTGCGGAAGCATTGACTAGTTACgatgtgaaactatcggaactCACCATCCGCTTCGATGAAGTGTACGAGCAAATGTGCAAACTAGATGGAAAGAAGGGAGCCGGACCAGATGGAATACCAAACATATTACTGAAGAGCTGTGTAGTCGGACTGGTCGAACCAATAACCCACATCTTTAGTAAATCACTGGAGATGGGTATTTTTCCATCGGCGTGGAAACGCTCGTATATTTGTCCAATTTACAAGGCAGAGTCGAGATCTGAGGTGTCCAACTACAGGCCAATATGCATACAACATAGTTTTGCTGCAGGTGAATTTCGCCTTCAAGAATACGATCTCGACCAAGCAACATGGGTTCTTTGGCGGCAGGTCTACGACTACAAACCCTTACCTGTATGTCGACCACGTACTGAGAGCGTTGGACAAGGGTGA